From a region of the bacterium genome:
- the pgsA gene encoding CDP-diacylglycerol--glycerol-3-phosphate 3-phosphatidyltransferase, which produces MNLHTVPNWLTLGRILSLPLIIGLASFPGRGFGIAAAVVFSLAAITDVLDGYIARRTGQVSDFGRLIDPIADKIIVAAAFIMLVQLGRAPAWIVALIISREFAVSGLRAFAGSRGIIIEARFMGKTKTTLQILAIICLLVNFSLWGFPFKEVGWILLIAAFAATIWSGYEYFADYLASIKDTGSKDLK; this is translated from the coding sequence ATGAATTTGCACACTGTTCCCAACTGGCTGACACTGGGGAGGATACTCTCCCTTCCTCTTATCATCGGACTCGCCTCTTTCCCGGGCAGGGGGTTTGGAATTGCGGCGGCAGTAGTGTTTTCCCTTGCTGCCATCACCGATGTTCTTGACGGTTACATAGCGCGAAGGACGGGACAGGTTAGTGACTTCGGCAGACTTATTGACCCTATTGCCGACAAGATCATTGTTGCAGCCGCCTTTATCATGCTTGTCCAGCTGGGGCGCGCTCCGGCCTGGATCGTTGCTCTTATCATAAGCAGGGAGTTCGCTGTATCGGGTCTGAGGGCCTTCGCCGGTTCCAGAGGAATCATCATAGAAGCACGGTTCATGGGAAAAACCAAGACGACCCTTCAGATCCTCGCCATCATCTGCCTTCTGGTTAATTTCAGCCTCTGGGGGTTCCCTTTTAAGGAGGTAGGATGGATTTTACTGATTGCGGCGTTTGCAGCTACAATTTGGTCGGGTTATGAATATTTTGCGGATTATTTAGCGAGCATCAAGGATACTGGCAGCAAGGACTTAAAATAA